Sequence from the Phaeodactylum tricornutum CCAP 1055/1 chromosome 4, whole genome shotgun sequence genome:
ATTATGTCGCCGTCACCTCTCCTCAAGCAGCTATTATTTTGAACAGTGCTTGGGATAGTGTACGAGACGACCCTATTCCAGTCACGGCCGTGGGAAAGGCCACATCAGAGGCTTTAGAAGAGTACGGCATCGCCGTTTCCTTTTGCCCGTCCAAGGCTATTGCGACCACGCTCATGCTGGAGCTTCCTGCTACTAGAGTAACTGATGCGACACGAGTTCTATATCCAGCGAGTGCCAAAGCGCGAACAACGTTGGAGAATGGTCTCAGGGAACGAGGCTTTGAAGTTGTACGTCTTAACGCGTATGACACAGTTTCGGCACATTGGACGCATATACAAAGGACAAATGCAGAGAAGTGTCAAGTTGCCTGCTTTGGGTCGCCGTCGGCAGTGGATGGTTGGCTGAGgaactccaacaacaataccACAGTTTTGGCTGCTTGTATAGGTAAAACGAGTGCTGACGTTTGTCGCGACAGAGGTTGGCCGAAAGAATGCATTTTCTTCCCAGACAAGCCAGGTATCGAAGGATGGATCAATGTCGTAGAAGAAGCCGTTGACGCCCTAGTCAGCGAGACAGTATAGAGTCACTTGCTTTGCGACTATTTTACAGTCAACTAAACGTGCATTGTTTTTTCATCGAGAAAGTACCTATAAAGCCAGTATGTGTTGTGACGAAAGATTTGTCGCTTTTTATGCGTAGTCTGATATTGAAGATAATCATAACATCACTATAGGTGTGAGTTTGTAATTTTGATTGCGGTAGCCACTTAGTTTAAACTTCGTTAGTTGGATTATCAACTTTTTGAGCTAGGCAACTCGGCACAATTGAATTCTTTGCGTAAGAAGCTAGAGAGATCATTACTGCCTTTTTTTATTGAAGCTCCTCTTGgtagctgactgtgaggaacATGTGGCCTAAACAATTGAGGTGCTCAAAAACTGGAAAAACCCTTCCAAATAGCGTATTCTCAGTCTTCTGCTTTGATAAGGATGAAGAAAGGATCAATTTCATATTGGACTCCATTGGATCATGAAACAATTTCGCCCCACATTGAAGAAGGGATCAATTTCATATTGAGCTTGATTGGAGCACCTAGAACAATTTTGCCATAGCAAAAGATAGCGCAATCGCTACGACCGCACGTAGTGCTTCGTGAACTAACGTATTTTCTACTACTACAACTAAGTTAGAAACAAGTTCTAGCTGACTCCGGAGCCAGCTGTCATGTATGGAATTCTGCTAACGAACTTTAACACATGTGTGTGGGTACAATGGTCCCCAAGAATACGTATACGCAACCTGCAAATGTACCAAAGTACagtaaaggacggaactttgtaaaaccaaatgtacatcaatatccgggtaAAAATATATAGTTGTGGCAATTCTATCCGGATTCCCCTTGATATTTTTTAAATTGTCCATCATTGAAGATTGTATTCAAACAGTTGATTGTCAACAATGACAGAGAAGAGTGTCTTCCAACAGAGGCGGACAAGACATTTATAGTCTAGATCAACAGTCAATTGTTGCAAGAACAGTTGCGAGTATACTAACCGAGAGAAGGTGGCACTCCTATCTAAACTACAGTCACttaacggattcttctatactcacgcaatgtattattgatacaatgagagagtaagatgaataaaggggaaagccttgtaaggccccaattgtattgtaattaatcaGTAACTCAATTGGTTTGTGTAATGtaggacaggaaaacgctgtgtcgacaaagtctggtaaacaaaggttgggcgttattactgtcacaatatacaccactgtacaccgtgggacaaaacgctgttagaaacagagtctagtaagacttgtgggcgttatttcaaacgacctgcgatacacctaagcgggcttagggactgtaaaactctacttgctGGCaacgctccccttgggttaggcagcaAATATgaggacctatgcaacaaaggcagtacggatcaaagaactcaaaaaacaatgatagaagattagattctacaaactagtgccttttgtcagatcatatccaaacttgactgcagtcctggcaacttcaccaactaaacctgaatcttccatgctcaccatagtatccatataatgcaaaatccgttcttgcatacttatcaaggaattgtaagtatctctggtaacacacatggtatgaaaattgggtcttgtcaatttgcatctgtttcccttgtgtttccatccaaatgactctttccgttgaatccaattgattccttggagttttggtgcaactgaagtctccatactaaccaagagccttctcaaagtaagtagggaatactgcaaatctttgcccatgtcaccttggtgtataccgtgacagtttgacctcgactgaattcaGAATTatgagtagagacaaatatggatgtaatcttttcgagtgcaaacaaatcccttggagctcccttaggagcctcagtagaatcagtactactctccacggatagtcacattactgggatagtaatgttctggtcaatcgtattcaaggagaccgcagcctctgtactgtcttctatgcgttgatcccgcaaaatccagatgactgcaaatgaatgcaaatgaatgcatatgaatgcatatgaatgcaaatgaatgcagatgaatgtagatgaacatgagacccttttgattgtgtgcagacttatctgcttcgattcaatcccagtttgtagacgtggagaaggtattttctttacctctcaagggatgaccataatagagaaaatcgcttatgtaaagatgatttcttgttcggcaagacatgtcgtcttgcgtgtcacaactgctgcatccttagatgcacacacgtgtcacttcgcactgccttcgcaaatgacatttcggtaatgacccgaaaagcattgcctctatccgcagcgtcgtacagacgacgactgggacagtaataaggctggcaaacatggccaatattcagagctaggcactatgctagttgaatgttccaacaacaatagctatgacaattgctcaccttagtggcaaattgcagtattgcgtggctatactttatcacaCTTGTGGACAAGGGTTGTGGAACGGGAAAAGTATGCAGAGACCTCGGTTTGCAACCATTGCAAGTCTAACAATGGGAGAAAAATGCGGAGGCACTCAAGAAAGCAAACCCAATGAGGCACTGTTTGGACGCGAGACGTATGATTTCACCTTCGGCTGCATCATCACCGTCAACAACGACCAAGTGATACATTTCGTCAACTGCGTCGATGGTTTGGATGTGCACTACGAGGGCGTAAATGCGAGCGTCACGGAACAAACatgcttggagttgggtaGATTCGGGAGATTCGGACCAGAGGTCACAGGACGGGAGCGCGGGTACACGGGGCGTCACACTTCCCGAGGTTCCCATAGGGCGCTGTCCGCGGAGGAAAGTTTTCCGGTCCGTGTTGGTAGAATCCTTTGACGAACGCTTGCGTTGATATGCAGGGTAAGGACAAGATGCTCGGCAACATTAGGTGAAATAGATTGATTGAAACGGTAGatcatgggttggaagcagctcatcccTGCCAGCGCaatacctccgctatatcaTATATAcagcatacaccaagcacTGGATCACTTTCTAATTGCTAACTTTACTTATAAGCCGTTGGGCGCTCACCGAAAAGTACTTAGCAATTTTCAGATCtgaccgaaatagcgattttttcagACCggaatagcggttttcctcttTATAATAATAACAAgattgattgacagtgagtgctTCCATAGTTGCCTTATCAATCGAAAAGAAAACCGGATTACAGAGGTGTCGTGCCGCCTGCGACATCTGATGGCATGGCAAGGTGTGTCCGCAACAAAAAATAGAGACTCTAACATTTTTAGCAAACTGTCTGATTTGAAATGgatgtgacagtgacatGGACCCGGAAAAGCTTTTGACCACAAACAGACAAAATCAGGACAGATTCGAACGACAAGGGTTCCATTTCATTGGCGCTTGCCTACATCTACAGCCTGATTACCGATAATGTGAGGATACTACGATGATCATAGATATCACTGCCAGTGAGGATGAAGTCAAATTTTTACGCCGACTTAATATACTAGCAACCCCCGCCGCGCCTGTCTGTGCTTTGAAGTGAAGCGTTTTCTTTTACATAACGGAAACTGACAATGGCGAGCTCCGTGATCCGAAGAGGTGGTGTACTTCTAGCGGGTGGCGGGGTTTACGCAACAGCGGTCTATCTTACGTACCATTACTTACGAATGAACAAAGAGCAAAACCTGGTGTCTGCCGATGGAGACAATTACATCTCCTACGTGAATAATCCCGATCGGACCAagaaatttcaaaaagtcGCGGAATTTTACGACGAGTTCATCGGACGTGATGAAATTTTCATGGGAATTAATTTACTACGACGATCACTCCTATTCTTCCATGCTAAAGGTACTGTTCTAGAAGTCGGTGCCGGAACGGGGCGAAATATTTCGTTTTACCCATCATCGGTTGATAGAGTTGTACTAACAGACTCCTCGGACCAGATGTTGTTGCAAGCAAAGAATAAAATTCAGCGTTTGACTGTGGATGAACGAAAACGATTTGCCGTGATAGAAGCCGACTCAGCTCGGCTTTCTCTTCCTGAAAATGCGTTTGACACCGTTGTTGATACATTTGGGCTATGCAGTTATGACGACCCTGTTTTGGTATTGAAGGAAATGGCGCGCGTGTGCAAGCCTTCAGGGAAAATCCTACTTTTGGAGCACGGACGAAGCAAAACCTGGGATTTTGTAACGGACCATCTTGATAAGCATGCTGAGCAGCACGCAGCGAATTGGGGGTGCGTTTGGAACCGAGACTTGGACGCCGTGATTGCGGCTTCAGGTTTGAACGTACGAGTTTTAAATCGCTGGCATTTTGGCACGACCTATTATATAGTATGCCAGCCTCCTTAACAAGAGAAGGCAATCTAAACCCAATAGGAAAACNNNNNNNNNNNNNNNNNNNNNNNNNNNNNNNNNNNNNNNNNNNNNNNNNNCCAAAACGGAGGTTCCGTCCACGAACACTTCCGCTAGAAGTGGCAGATCCCCGGGACGGATTTCCAATAATCGTCGATCGTAGCCGTAGGATCGGAGGAGATTGGACAGCTCGTCATCATTCGAAACGTAGTCGTTCTGCCGTAGACGTAAAGCACTTCTTTTTAGCTGCACAAAGTTGACCTTAGGAATCATCTTTTTATATGCATGTGACCTAGTCGTGCCGCGGAAAGCGCTGCAAGTATACGAATCGGAAAGCGATGACAGCATCCAGATCCAAAGCAAGCAGGCATTCGCCGAtgcatttccaaaagtcatcGAAGAACGTTCCTCACATCTCCGACCTCGTTTCATTTCTGGATACCAAGTGTTCGAGGAATGAGTTGTTGCACTATAGAGAAAGTTGACAAGATCTTGCGCCTTGTTCGTTGATAAAGTCGAAAGGGTTTTCTATCTGATCCATCAGGGTCCTCGGCGTGGCAGCATTTCTCATGGTTGGATGTCGAGCGTCCGAAACGGAGTCAaatttctttgttttgccGTGGTAGTATGTGGCCTTTCGTGTCTATTCTACATAGACTTTCGATTGGCGAATCCTATGTCGTAGCACTGTCTCACTGTAAAATAAGTGAGACGTAGTTTCTTGACCGACTCTCGGTCGAGCAAAGCCGCGCCGTGACGTCCAATTGCGGGGCACACCAGGGAAATCACCGTGACGTAGAATATAAGACTcatcgaaatccgactcgATTCAAACGTTCACTAGGGCATGCCGGCATGTCCACCTTTTTGAGTGCATTTTGGCCAAGCAATACAAAAAGAGATCATTTCGCATTTGAAGCAACTTGTTCAATGATTTGGGCTTTGAATGATGGGGATATGAGCGGTATGAGTCCAAAAGAAGGGCACAGGAAGAATTTGATATCTGTTTCTGCGCATAGACCGTGAATGTTGAATCGAGCTGACGCGGGGACTGCTATGGTACAAACTGCTGTCGTTCAATTTGAgacgttgctgttgttttgCCTTTCTTACCCCGTTTCACTGCTTTCGCATCTATGGGCATCTATAGACACAGCGTCTCTCAAAATGTACCAGGGAATGGGCTGGCAACGAAGCAATGTTTTCTTGGACAGCCCCTCTTCGTTTTTCTCACGAAGATAAAGTCGTTGTACTGCAAGTCAGAAATTGTCAAATACAGCTCCTTTACTCTTGAGGCCTTTCAGCCGAGGGTCTTTGATGTGAAGTGAAAGTAGCTCTCATGCTAAATCAGACTCCCAAAGCCATCGCGTCTTTAGTGAAGCCAAAACAAGAGATCAACCTGATCATTGCTATTGTCGTGAAGAGCGTTGTCCGTCCTGCTTCAACAACTAAACCATCCGATTTTCTCATGAATACCGCACGCAATGGAGATTTCAATGAAAATTGCTTGACGTGTTTGCGTCCACTTTGACATGTTGTTCAAAAGAAGTTCCTTTGACTTGGACCCGCTGACGTCTTTTGCGTCATCAGTTTGTTCAATGGAAAACATCTGCAACCTAGTAGTTTGGGTACTCCTGTAAGGATGATTGACAACCACTCTCCATCTGGTCACTTTGGGCCCCTCTCTTGCTGAGTTCAACGCAGCGCACGGTGCAACAAAGTACCACTCCATTGCATGTTTTGCGCTGTTCACCGGGTTTATTTGGAGAGAGATTCCAGCTGATAAATATAGTCTTCTATTTCCAGGATACTAAACGAAAAAGTGAGTGCTAATTTGTTAATTGTCTATTTTATTTAAGACCCATTCAAAAAGGAATTGAAGAGCAAAAACTCAGTGGTGGGGCAATCCACTTGATCATGGATCTGCCACAGCATGGAATTCCAACCATGCCCAGGAGTATGTTAGTGCACAAATGCAACTTTGGAATGTTTTCCTTGCAATCTGATCTCTTTGTAAAGAGTCTCACAATGTTTGAAAAGGGCTTGCTGACACAGCCGTCTATTATACTCTTAACAAGTAATTATTGTCACCCCCCATACAACTGTACAACAAAGGTAGTATTTGTAGGTCTTACTCATTGGTCTGTTGAGATTCCTTCCTACTACTcgtgttgtgtttgttgtaTGATTTTCCTGTTGAGAGATCTGCCACCTGCGTGTTGGGATCTGCTCATCCAATTGTTTCGTCAACACTGATTGATCACCCTCGCGGAAACCCGTCAGTTTGTATTGTCAACCATACTTGACTATTGACGACAGTCGGGTTGTTAATCCCGATCCCGATTGTTCGGTGTGCAACGACCACGTGACGGTTCCCTCGCGTGATCGAatctttctcgtcatctAGCTTTACTTAGGAAACGACTATTGTCCTATCCTACGTATCTAGTTGGTACACGATCCACGGTTCTCTAACAAACAAGGCTTCACGCTAAGTAATTGTCGATATAAGGAAGTGTCCACACATACTTAATGAACGATTCTGAACGTGAGAATTGTTGTTCTAACAGAGTAAACTACATCCTAGGAATTCCCTAACCGCGTCAGAATCCCTCAACCATGGCTCTCCAATCGAATACTGGTTAACAACAATACCTAGTGACAAGTTGTCCAGTTCTGTACAGCTAAGATTTCCATAGGAATCAAGTTTGATGAGCAAACAGGTATCACCCTGGACTAGTTGCACATCTACCACACACTGAGTTGGGCGGGCTTTGCCACTTGCTGTCTAGCATTTTTGCTCTCGAGTATTGCTACTTGAGAAACTTGTTTCCCCTCACAAATTGTGTGAAAGTAAATTTTTAATTGATTTTGCCAAGCTATGCACAGGAGTACTGGAACGCCCTAAAACGACAATGTTTTGTCCCCATTTTGATCCGTGGTCTCGTCCCCGTTCTGATCCGGGGACTTGTCCCCGTTCTGATCCGTGGACTTGCTGCCTTGGTCATGCCTTTCTTTTGTACTTCTGGTATCACTTCTACGGTCAGGACTGTAAAATGGCTTTCGTCGCCGATTCGATTTTGCTCGATCAGTGGGGAGGCCCATAGAAGTATCAATTGCCCCACCATTTCTagtttcttcctcttctcgaGAAAGCGAAACAACCTTCTTTACAAACTCAGGAAAGCCCTTCTGCACTTCACAGAATGATGCAAAGGATGTCTCCGCCGCTTTGGCAAGAATGTTATAGTAGGGTAGGTAGTTGGCAAAAACCTGGTTTCTGGCTTTTTTCCATCTCAGTCTATTTGTTTCCAATTCATCTTCATCTTGCAAACTGTCATTCTCTGTGTTGTCGTGTACATTGGTGGGATCATAATCTTGCCCTGGACTACCATCATCAACATGTTCAATCACAAACTGCTGCTGCATTGTAGTAGCTTGTTGTGACAAGCTTGATTCTTCCTGTAAAGATATCCCTGAAGACGCACCCGCCTGTTGAGCTTGCACCAACTGTGTTTGGCCACTGCAGTACCAGAAATTTCCTTGTCAAATAAGAGGTGGGCATGATGGAAGACTGCGTTCAAAATAACTCAGTGGAGTTTCAGGATTTCCGGATTTCCCAACAATCCACATCTTATCTGCATCTTCTCCAAAGTGTGGGCCATCTAACTCAGAGTCTAGAACCTCTGTCATTTTGTTTGTAACATCTTCGAAGCCTGGCTTTAAATAGCAGTGCTCATATGTGCTGGTGTGGATGAGAGAGCAATCCTGAGTAGTTGGCATTCTTCCGAGAACTTTCAACTGGTCCGCGCACGGTATTCGATGTCGCTCATACAGACAACATGTACAAGTGAGATATTTCTTTCCATGGCCATCCGTTTTCACTGTGACAACCCGTGTGCGCTCAAAGTACGGTACCATATACAGGTCAAAGTTGTGGCTATCATATGTCTTGCCTTGATGGTCCTTGTACAACCTCACTTTGACGTAAAACTGTGTTTCACTGACTCTCCACAGAACAAGTTTCTCAGATTTGGCGGATTGCTCAAGGCAAGTTTTGTATGCTGTGTCAACTAACTCATCCAATGCCATTTTCCACATGGCAATCTTCCCTAGAACTCGCTGTTGATCAATAGAAACAGCAGATTTCTGATTGTTCTTTTTTTCACGCGATTGGTTGTTGCAAACTATCCCTTCTGTGCAGCGTGAAATTGATTGACTAGGATTTGTGGGCCCCCTCTTTATGACGCTGTTCTCTGTTTCAGAGCTTTGAGATGCTTCTTTGTCGTACCCAAACACTTTCATAAAATGACAACGAAGAAACTTGTGAAGGTTTGGATCAAATGAAGTGAGTAGAGATTTGCTGATTAAAACAGCAATGTTCCTAGTCAGTGAAGCTTTGTTTGTAACTTCATCGGAATCAATCCACTTGTTGAATATACTTCTTGATTCCTCGTATTCTGCAAGGGTTTCAATATAGCAGCACCAAGATCGAATCCAGGCCTTAATAATCCTATAATATGCACGTCCTTTTGACTCAAGTTTCGTTGTTGTGGTTTTTGTCAACTCCCCTCGACTGCGAAAGTGGTAACCACATAGTCGATGAACACAATTTGGGAAGATTCCATCCTGTATTGCACCTCGAAATGGATCATATAGGTTCTTGTCTCCGTCGGTAATGTGTAAATGCATCTTCTGCCGTGCCCAAGAAGGGAAGAGAAAAGTGAATGCTCTTGTCTGTGCCCATTTGAACGCCCATTGTGACTGTGCAGGCAGGTACGTCCACATAACTGGAACATTTTTCCTGTTTGGGGTTGTTAGAGCAAACATATAGAGGCATCTTTGAACATTGTTCAATTTCTCGACTGTGTCACTACTTGTACTCTGTGGATACTGACAGAGTTTCCTGCATGAGTAGTTGGTTGTCCAAGCCACCATCAATAGcattttgtttttgtcgGGCATTGCCATTGCCTGTCGTGTAGTGGACTCAAATGTTTCAAAGTCCAGTGATTCATCAAACTGCGTGAAATCCAGAACTTCGCCTTCTTGTTCGGAAAGCTCATCTGCAGCTCTACGTACAACCCGTAGTTGTCGTCGTCTACAAGCCGCTTTGAAATCGCGATGAGAGACTTTCAAAAGATCTGATTTTTGCTCCGAGTACAAGGCAATGTAGCTAACGTCAGGAACCGACTGCAAATACTGAAGAAGCTTCTCTGCTTTGGTAAGGGGTTTCTTGCCAAGGTTGTTAACCCTTTTGTGCCCAAGGGCAACTGCCACTGCTCTGTTACTTTTGTTGCAAGCAAGCCTTCGCAAGTAATCCAATGTGCCATCTGCAATTGTATTGCCATTTGTCTCTAAGTGGTAGTTGCGAACAAGTTGAGAAGTCGCTCCGCTTGCATACAGTCCAATGTTAAGTCTTCTTTGCTCATCACTTTGAAAAGCCACTCCTTTTCGGACGTCGCAAGGCTCTTTTGGAAGGTGATGGCAATGCCTTCTATTTCCATGCCCGGCAACAAGCTTGTATTGTTGTTTTTCATTGTCCCATTTCACGCAAATAAAAAAAGGGCATTCGTGTTCTTTGCTCATAGGGCGGATGGTGCTTGTTGCTTTCTTGCCGACCTTTGACAATTCTTGCTGGCTTTTGAATACAAACCCACGTTGGCACTTGAGTACAAGCCGGCAGTCACCCGCAACCCATCCCTTGACAGCTAGCATAAATCCAGCGTCGGATGCCACATATCTTAGTGCCCCTAACAGCATATTTCTCGTGGCCTTGTCAGTGCTGTTGAAAATGGATGGGAGAAGTAAGGTGGATCCTTCTGGTTGTACACAGTCTTTGCCAATGTATTCAATTAGGTTGTGAACTTTGCTCCCCACAGTTAGAAGCATTCTGGACGGTTCCCATTGTTTGTGCTGATCAACCATCTGATCAAGCTTGTTCTTTCGAAATGGATCCATTTCACGTAATGAGATGTATGCAATGTTAGATGAGGGCTGTGTAAACAACGGATGTTGTACAAGACAACCTGGGTATTTGCAGGACAATGCCAATGGTGCTGAAGTGATGTCATCCAATGTTGATGCCTCCGCCTGGCATC
This genomic interval carries:
- the HemD gene encoding uroporphyrinogen-iii synthase (sixth step in heme synthesis, putative signal peptide detected by SignalP, putatively chloroplast targeted), with the protein product MWLVVVLVGIVTSTSNAYEFSLPRIPRRSKSLSPRLAMTSTSSAEDSIAVAVTREDGNNKKLLKALESRLAGRISVLEVPCIAHADGEDYALLAEKLRSERWDYVAVTSPQAAIILNSAWDSVRDDPIPVTAVGKATSEALEEYGIAVSFCPSKAIATTLMLELPATRVTDATRVLYPASAKARTTLENGLRERGFEVVRLNAYDTVSAHWTHIQRTNAEKCQVACFGSPSAVDGWLRNSNNNTTVLAACIGKTSADVCRDRGWPKECIFFPDKPGIEGWINVVEEAVDALVSETV
- a CDS encoding predicted protein, with the translated sequence MASSVIRRGGVLLAGGGVYATAVYLTYHYLRMNKEQNLVSADGDNYISYVNNPDRTKKFQKVAEFYDEFIGRDEIFMGINLLRRSLLFFHAKGTVLEVGAGTGRNISFYPSSVDRVVLTDSSDQMLLQAKNKIQRLTVDERKRFAVIEADSARLSLPENAFDTVVDTFGLCSYDDPVLVLKEMARVCKPSGKILLLEHGRSKTWDFVTDHLDKHAEQHAANWGCVWNRDLDAVIAASGLNVRVLNRWHFGTTYYIVCQPP
- a CDS encoding predicted protein gives rise to the protein MQQQFVIEHVDDGSPGQDYDPTNVHDNTENDSLQDEDELETNRLRWKKARNQVFANYLPYYNILAKAAETSFASFCEVQKGFPEFVKKVVSLSREEEETRNGGAIDTSMGLPTDRAKSNRRRKPFYSPDRRSDTRSTKERHDQGSKSTDQNGDKSPDQNGDETTDQNGDKTLSF